DNA from Arthrobacter sp. SLBN-112:
CCCAGGTATCTACATTGGTGCAGGTCACGCCACATATTTGGCGGCATTAGCAGAGGTCCACGAGCCTCATCGACTTTCTGGGCCGATACGAACGCACCCGCTCCATCGCCAGCAGGATTGACTTTCCCGTCCTAAGACCCCTATTCACCTGCGATAGGTTGGTTTCCATGCTTAGTGGATTCAAGAATTTCATCATGAAAGGCAACGTGGTTGACCTTGCCGTCGCCGTTGTCATGGGTACGGCGTTCGGCGCGGTGGTGACGGCGCTGGTGAACAAGGTGCTGATGCCCTTCGTCTCCGGCCTGGTGGGTGCACCCAACTTTGACAGCTTCGCAAGGGTGGAGCTGAACGGAAACGCCATCGAGTTTGGGGTGCTGCTGACGGCGATCGTGAACTTCCTCCTGATTGCTGCGGCCATCTACTTTGTGGTGGTGATGCCGATGAACATCATGATCGAACGCCGCAACCGCCGGCTGGGGATCAACAAGGACGTAAAAAAGGACGCTGCCGAGGATCCGCAGGTTGCGCTGCTGACCG
Protein-coding regions in this window:
- the mscL gene encoding large conductance mechanosensitive channel protein MscL gives rise to the protein MLSGFKNFIMKGNVVDLAVAVVMGTAFGAVVTALVNKVLMPFVSGLVGAPNFDSFARVELNGNAIEFGVLLTAIVNFLLIAAAIYFVVVMPMNIMIERRNRRLGINKDVKKDAAEDPQVALLTEIRDALKERV